In the genome of Pseudomonas protegens, one region contains:
- the recC gene encoding exodeoxyribonuclease V subunit gamma codes for MPDASSLTPGFMVVHGNRLDELRSLVVSWMRRYPLAPLENEIALVQSNGIAQWLKLALAEDPEEDDSGGCGIAAAIDVQLPGSFMWQLYRLVLGRDEIPPKSLLDKAPLTWRLMRLLPELIDEPHFEPLQRFLTHDSDLRKRYQLAERLADLFDQYQVYRADWLEDWSAGRHQLRNVRGEAKALTPANCWQAELWRALLVDVGTEGMAQSRAGVHQRFIERINSLDQPPAGLPSRVIVFGISSLPAQALEALAGLARFSQVLLCVHNPCRHHWADIVADKDLLRHQYKRQARKAGMPLALDPQTLHQHAHPLLAAWGKQGRDYINLLDSYDDPNSYRAAFRDGRIDLFSESEPRTMLQQLQDDILELRPLNETRERWPAVDLQQDQSIRFHIAHSAQREVEILHDQLLARFSAEPDLRPRDVIVMVPDIDSYAPHIRAVFGQLERDDRRFIPFTLTDQGQRGRDPLLIAVEHLLKLPDSRFPVSEILDLLDVPALRARFGVDEADLPTLHRWIEGAGIRWGMNAQQRAELGLPEELEQNSWRFGLRRMLLGYAVGRSDACDGIEPYDEIGGLDAALIGPLVALLDALQMAYQQLTEPAVPAQWGERLQQLLEQFFLAATEHDDYLLGQLEDLRETWLETCESVGLQDQLPLTVVREAWLAGLDQGRLSQRFLAGAVNFCTLMPMRAIPFKLVCLLGMNDGDYPRAQPPLDFDLMGSDYRPGDRSRREDDRYLLLEALLSARDQLYISWVGRSIRDNSERPASVLIGQLRDHLAGGWRLADEQASLLEALTQEHPLQPFSARYFHDSDTLFSYAREWQVLHQAHAPSMSVQPLEPYVQDEALSLAQLQDFLRHPVRHFFSQRLKVFFEAMDAPLADEEPFVLDALQRYSLSDSLLEAALSDAAHPEQALQAQAQRLQASGLLPMAGFGECLQRELMEPLPDLLQRYRQLLDLWPTPLTSALPVSLELQGVRVEGWLSSLHERADGGLLAVTTIANGIGSIKTRKWHRLIKPWINHLLACASGYSLTTALVASDDSLLLAPLEQQQARAILGNLLLAWQTGMRQPLPVAVKTAFAWLGQSDPDKAAAAARKAYDGDGQNSEGERRETPALARQFADYNALIADETFSGWAETLYRPLLDAPWRSALGEEAVQ; via the coding sequence ATGCCGGACGCCTCGTCCCTCACCCCCGGTTTTATGGTGGTTCACGGTAACCGCCTGGACGAGTTGCGCAGCCTGGTGGTGAGCTGGATGCGGCGTTACCCGCTGGCTCCCTTGGAAAATGAAATCGCCCTGGTGCAGAGCAATGGCATCGCCCAATGGTTGAAGCTGGCCCTGGCCGAAGATCCCGAAGAGGACGACTCCGGCGGCTGTGGTATTGCCGCGGCGATCGATGTGCAATTGCCCGGCAGCTTCATGTGGCAGCTCTACCGTCTGGTCCTGGGTCGAGACGAAATCCCGCCCAAATCCCTGCTGGATAAAGCCCCGCTGACCTGGCGCCTGATGCGCTTGCTGCCGGAGCTGATCGACGAGCCCCATTTCGAACCCCTGCAACGCTTTTTGACCCACGACAGCGATCTGCGTAAGCGCTATCAACTGGCGGAGCGCCTGGCGGACCTGTTCGACCAATATCAGGTCTATCGAGCCGACTGGCTGGAAGACTGGTCAGCAGGGCGCCATCAATTGCGCAACGTTCGCGGCGAAGCCAAGGCCCTGACCCCAGCCAACTGCTGGCAAGCCGAACTGTGGCGTGCCCTGCTTGTGGATGTTGGCACCGAGGGCATGGCCCAGAGTCGAGCCGGAGTCCACCAGCGCTTTATCGAACGGATCAACAGCCTGGACCAGCCCCCCGCTGGCTTGCCATCCCGGGTGATCGTTTTCGGCATTTCTTCATTGCCGGCCCAGGCCCTGGAAGCCTTGGCCGGACTGGCACGTTTCAGCCAGGTCCTGCTCTGCGTGCACAACCCCTGTCGCCATCACTGGGCGGACATCGTTGCCGACAAGGATCTGCTGCGCCATCAATACAAACGTCAGGCGCGCAAAGCCGGCATGCCCCTGGCCCTGGATCCGCAAACCCTGCACCAGCACGCCCATCCGCTACTGGCCGCCTGGGGCAAACAGGGCCGCGACTACATCAATCTGCTGGACAGCTACGACGATCCCAACAGTTACCGCGCGGCTTTTCGCGATGGGCGCATCGACCTGTTCAGCGAGAGCGAACCGCGCACCATGCTCCAGCAGTTGCAAGACGACATCCTCGAACTGCGCCCCCTCAACGAAACCCGTGAACGTTGGCCCGCCGTCGATTTGCAGCAGGATCAGTCGATCCGTTTTCACATTGCCCACAGCGCGCAACGGGAAGTGGAAATCCTCCACGACCAGCTGTTGGCGCGCTTCAGTGCCGAACCCGACCTGCGGCCACGCGATGTGATCGTCATGGTCCCCGACATCGACAGCTACGCCCCGCACATCCGCGCGGTATTCGGCCAACTGGAACGTGATGACCGCCGCTTCATCCCCTTCACCCTCACCGACCAGGGCCAGCGTGGCCGCGACCCGCTGCTGATTGCCGTTGAGCACCTGCTGAAACTGCCGGACAGCCGCTTTCCGGTCAGCGAGATCCTCGATCTGCTCGACGTCCCTGCGCTGCGCGCCCGTTTTGGTGTCGACGAAGCCGACCTGCCGACCCTGCATCGCTGGATCGAAGGGGCCGGTATCCGCTGGGGCATGAATGCCCAGCAGCGGGCGGAGTTGGGGCTGCCCGAGGAACTGGAGCAAAACAGCTGGCGTTTCGGGCTGCGGCGCATGCTCCTGGGGTACGCCGTCGGCCGCTCCGATGCCTGCGACGGCATCGAGCCCTATGACGAGATCGGCGGCCTGGATGCGGCGCTGATCGGTCCCTTGGTGGCGCTGCTGGATGCCTTGCAGATGGCCTATCAGCAACTCACCGAGCCGGCGGTGCCGGCGCAATGGGGCGAGCGCCTGCAGCAATTGCTGGAGCAGTTCTTCCTGGCCGCCACCGAACACGACGACTACCTGCTGGGCCAGTTGGAAGACCTGCGGGAAACCTGGCTGGAAACCTGCGAATCCGTCGGCCTGCAAGATCAGTTGCCCCTGACCGTGGTGCGTGAAGCCTGGCTGGCCGGCCTGGATCAGGGCCGCCTGTCCCAGCGCTTTCTCGCCGGCGCGGTGAACTTCTGCACGCTGATGCCGATGCGGGCCATCCCCTTCAAGCTGGTGTGTCTGCTGGGCATGAACGACGGCGATTACCCACGGGCCCAGCCGCCATTGGACTTCGACCTGATGGGCAGCGACTACCGCCCCGGCGACCGCTCACGGCGCGAGGATGACCGCTACCTGCTGCTCGAAGCCCTGCTCTCGGCCCGGGACCAGCTGTACATCAGTTGGGTCGGCCGCAGTATTCGCGACAACAGCGAACGGCCCGCCTCGGTGCTGATCGGCCAACTGCGCGATCACCTGGCCGGCGGCTGGCGACTGGCGGACGAACAGGCATCGTTGCTCGAAGCCCTGACCCAGGAGCACCCGCTGCAACCTTTCAGTGCCCGCTACTTCCATGACAGCGACACACTGTTCAGCTATGCCCGGGAATGGCAGGTCCTGCACCAGGCTCACGCGCCCAGCATGAGCGTCCAGCCGCTTGAACCCTATGTCCAGGATGAAGCCCTGAGCCTGGCTCAGTTGCAGGACTTTCTGCGGCACCCGGTACGGCACTTCTTCAGCCAACGCCTCAAGGTGTTTTTCGAAGCCATGGACGCGCCGCTGGCGGACGAGGAGCCCTTCGTTCTCGATGCCCTGCAACGCTACAGCCTCAGCGACAGTCTGCTGGAAGCGGCACTGAGCGATGCCGCGCATCCGGAGCAGGCCCTACAGGCCCAGGCGCAGCGCCTGCAAGCCAGCGGCCTGCTGCCCATGGCCGGTTTTGGCGAGTGCCTGCAACGCGAGCTCATGGAGCCGTTGCCGGACCTGTTGCAGCGCTACCGGCAACTGCTGGACCTGTGGCCGACACCGCTGACCAGCGCCTTGCCGGTCAGCCTGGAACTCCAGGGCGTGCGCGTGGAAGGCTGGTTGAGCAGCCTGCATGAGCGGGCAGATGGCGGGCTGTTGGCGGTGACCACCATCGCCAACGGCATCGGCTCGATCAAGACCCGCAAATGGCACCGCCTGATCAAACCCTGGATCAACCACCTGCTGGCCTGTGCCAGCGGCTACTCCCTGACCACCGCGCTGGTGGCCAGCGATGACAGCCTGTTGCTGGCGCCGCTGGAGCAGCAACAGGCCCGGGCGATTCTCGGCAACCTGCTGCTGGCCTGGCAGACGGGCATGCGCCAGCCGCTGCCGGTGGCGGTCAAGACCGCCTTTGCCTGGCTCGGGCAGAGCGATCCGGACAAAGCCGCCGCCGCGGCCCGCAAGGCTTACGATGGCGACGGTCAGAACAGCGAGGGCGAGCGCCGGGAGACTCCGGCCCTGGCCCGGCAATTTGCCGATTACAACGCGCTGATCGCCGATGAGACGTTCAGCGGCTGGGCCGAAACGCTCTATCGCCCCCTGCTGGACGCCCCCTGGCGTTCCGCCCTTGGCGAGGAGGCTGTGCAATGA